In Methanothermobacter tenebrarum, the sequence TCTTCGCGGTTGTGGCATTGCCACCATTTATTATCTGGGCAAGTAAACACCTAAAATGGAAATCCATCCAATGGGATTACAGTAAGAGATTCTCCAATAAAAACCTGGTCCTTCTCTTCTTTTCAATCATCTTTTTATGGTATGCACAAGTCACAGGCCCAACATTCAGAGACACTTTACATGTTATCATCGAAACGTTTAAGAGTATGGCGAATTTCTTCTCCCTTGACCTGAGGAACTATTCAGAACAGGCAGTATTAGGTATAGGCTTGGCCCATTTCCCTAACTTCCTGAGCACTTTCGTCCATGACATTATTTTTGCGATCATCGGCGTGGGAGTCCTAGCATTATCTTTCAAGGAAGAGTATAGGAGAGAATATCAGGTAAATGATGAATACATAGCATCCACTCTTGTTATACTGGCCATCCTTGCATCATTTGTCATTCTACCCTACGTTTCAAAAGCCTATGGGGGTAGGAGACTATTTTCACAGTTACTCGTGATTCTAGCACCTTGTTTCATAATAGGGACAAGATTCATAATAGACCATGCCAAGAAGCTTAAAATACCATTCAAACGAGAAAAGATGCTAAAAGCCACCATTTTAACACTCCTAATCCTAGGATTTATATGTACAAACTATCTAAACTATCACTTCGCAGGCATACCATATTCTTACGCCTATGACACTGGAGAGAGGAGATACGAGACTTTTATCTATGACAGTGAAGTTACAGGCGCAGCATGGTTAAACCTCTATGGCAACAAAACTTCAATGATACACACCGATAGAGTAGGCGACCACAGAATTTTACTAGGCTTCAACAAAGAACCCAGAATAGACCATTGGTTCTTCAACAATACAGGCCCCTTCAATCAAGGCGACTACATATACCTAAGACACCTTAACATAAACGAAGGCCTTATATTCAAGGATACACCCCTCAAACCCCCAATATTCGTTAATGGCACCATTAAAATGCACAATATAGAACCAATAACCAAATACCTCTGGCTACTCAAGGATAAAAGCGTCATATATGACAATGGAGGATCAAAAATACTAATCTAAAAATAACGTTTATCCTATTCAACCATGCATAAACTTTCAACAGAGGACAAGGCTCTCATAGTATCTAAAAATAGCATTTATCCTACCACCACACAGCAAAAGCTCCCAGAAACTCCATAAACAAAAACAATATTTTCAGGGGGCGCCGTAACAGCCCCCCATTTGACCCCATAAGCCACCTTAAAGGTTCTCATCCCATATTGAAAAAAAGGCCTCAATATCTTTCAAAAAAGGATAATATGCATTTACTGAAAGAGCCTCTATTGAATACTCCAACATCCCAAGAAAAAACTACCCCTAATTATGGTGCGGAGTTATTCAAGAGCGAATGGCACATCTAAATTATTGAAAACCTCAAAAAGGTACACTATGAATGCTGAAAAATATGGTAGGGTATGAAAAAGTTCCATAAAGAAAATTCCTCCAATTCCAACAACCAAAAGGATGTCAAACCTTTCTGATAATTAAATTGTTAAAATTGAACTAGTACAAATGTTGAAATACAAACTGATCATCTATAGAATTTGACCTCGCCCCCTTTCAAAGTAATCAAATACAACATACTTAATGCTAAGTGATAATATGAACGAAGTTCAGAGGATAGTTAAAAACATCAGTGTTACAGGACTTGCCCAAGTTTTAACCTCTTTAATGGCCTTCGTACTCTTCATATACCTTGCAAGGATCCTTGGCGAGGCCGACTTCGGAAAATACAGCTTTTCAATCTCACTCACCACACTCCTTGCAACACTCACAGACCTCGGCGTCAACCAGTTACTTGTAAGGGAGATAGCAAGGGATAAAGATCTCTCAGAAAATTACATCAACAACGCAATTATCCTCAAAATGCCCCTAGGAGTAATCACCCTCACAATAGTACCCCTAATCTCATGGTTACTCTCACTCAGCAAAGAGATGACCATACTCCTTTACCTCTTCGGATTCTATAATGTCCTCCTCACAATCTCAGGCACCTACCTCTCACTCTTCCAAGCATGGGAGAGAATGGAATATGTTGCAATCTTCCAGATAATAGAAAGATCCGTGACCGTCACACTTGGACTCGCAGTCCTCTTCATGGGCTATGGAGTCTTTGCTGTTGCCCTTGTCTATGTAGCCGCGGGCGTCCTTGACATCCTCATCGCAGCCTCTATCAGCTTTAAAAGGTTTGTACGTCCATCCTTCAAGTTTGACCCTGCTCTTCAATGGAGGCTCCTCGTGGAGGGCCTGCCCTTCGGTCTTAACTCCCTGTTTGCAATGTTCTTCTTCAAGATAGACACCGTACTCCTAGGGATCCTCAGGGATGATGTTGCTGTTGGTATATACAATGCAGCCTACAACCCCCTCCTGAACCTCAGCATGATAATAGCCGGTATGGTGTCATCAGCAGTTTATCCAGTGATGTCAAGGCAGTTTACTAATGGAGGAGACATTCTTGAAAACTTCACCATGGTATCCTCCAAGTACCTTTCAATCATCAGCTTCCCCATAGCCACCGGGTGCTTGATACTTGCAGACAGGTTCATCTCCCTCTTCTACGGTGGAGGTTACACTGCATCCATAATCGCCTTTCAAATCCTGAGCCTGTTTATACCCATAAGGCTTGTGAGCACCATCACAGGAACCCTTTTAAGTTCAATAAACAGGCAGGGCTTCAGGATGCTCAGCGTGGGCCTGAGCGCTACCCTCAACATCATACTGAACATCATACTCATACCATTATACAGTTACATCGGTGCAAGTATAGCCACCGTGATGTCTGAACTATTCCTCTACATGCTCTTCCTCCACTATATAGGAAGATACTATAAACCTGTAAATGTGAACAGCACATTCAAGAAACCTGCAATTGCATCTGTAATTATGGGAGTGGCCGTGCACCTCATGAAAGACCTGAACCTTCTAATAATGATACTTCTTGCATCCTGTATTTACCTTGGAGTCCTCATCCTCATCAGGACCTTTGATGAAAAAGATAAAATGATACTGATGAAACTTATGGGGAGGAACCATGAAGAATGTTGATGAGATCGGTGACCTATGCACCGGCTGCGGGACATGCGCCGCCATGTGCCCCAGCGAAATAATTGAAATGAATATTAACAAAAAAAAAGGAATATATGAACCCATCATAAAAGGGGAATGTGATGAATGTGGCATCTGCATAAAGGTCTGCCCAGGGGTATCTGTTGATTTCAGTGAACTTAACAAGGAAATATTCGGTTATGAAGGAGAAGACATGCTCATTGGGAACTATAAGGCCTGTTATGTTGCCCATTCAACCAATGAAAAACTCAGATACGATGCATCATCAGGTGGTATGGTAACCCAGATACTCATCCACCTACTTAATAAGGGCATTATCGACGGAGCCCTCGTAACCCATATGAACCCCAAAAAACCCCTTGAACCTGAACCATTCATCGCAAGAACCCCCGCGGAGATCATTGAGGCAGCTGGATCCAAGTACTGCCCGGTACCGGCGAACATAGCCCTCAAAGAGATCCTCAAGAAACCCGGAAGGTACGCTGTTGTAGGTCTGCCCTGCCATATCCAAGGCGTCAGAAAGGCCGAAATAATCAACAGGAAGTTAAAGGAGAGAATAGTATATCACCTAGGAATAGTATGCAACCACACACCATCATTCAAGGCAACAGAATTCCTCCTTGAAAAACTGGGAGTCAACAAAAATGAAGTTAAAAGTATAAAGTATCGTGGTGAGGGATGGCCCGGAAGCCTTAAAATTGAAACAACCACGGGCCAAATACTACTACTACCCGAATATTGGGGATCTGGGTTCGGGCAACTCTTTATACCCCCAAGATGTAGAAGATGCTCTGACCATATGGCCGAATTATCTGACATGTCATTTGCAGACCCCTGGCTACGGGAATTTGAAGGTGAAAGTATAGGAAAAACCTTAATAGTACTCAGGAAGGACATTAAAATACTTGATGACCTTAAGAAGGAGGGACTATGTAACCTTGAACCTATAGAAGCAGAAAAGGTCCTTCTTTCACAATTATACAATATTTACATGAAAAAGAAGATTCATATGATCGATAATGACCTATATAAAGGCAGATTCCCAGAAATTGACCTTATCGACAAATTAATCTCCATTTTTGAACCAGAAAAACTGCGAATTCCCAAAAAACTCATAAAAATATACATGACCCTATACTCCATTCTCGTATCTCTAAAGGCTCGTAAAGATTTCCTCATGTGATTCCAATGGAATCGCAGAATTCCCTTACAAGTTCACCGTTCCTGAGGGCTTTTCTTTTTATTCCTGGTATGACTTTTTCAAGATGCTTCTTTATATCATGTCTATTTTCCCATGCTTCTGATATTTTTGATATCAACAGATCTTCAGTAAGATCCTTAAATTCAATATAATAGTCTTCAAGACCGCAAAGTTTCATGAGTCCCGGAGTTTTTATGCTGTAAGATATCGCCACAACAGGAACACAAGTAGAGAGTGCAGCTATATTTGCATGCATACGGGCTCCAACAAAGAGATCGCATTGCGATATAACACCTTTAAGTTCTTCACTTGAATAATCTTCATTCAAATTAAATACTCTTTTTTTATTTCTAAGTCCATCAAATACCTTCTGGTTTATGACCCTGTCATCATTTAAACCATCAATCGTTACGTGGGCAATAAGTATGACATTGGCTTCATATTTTTCTATTATAGTATCGATTACCTCTGTGATCAATTCTATGTACTCATCGTAACTACCACCACCCCATTCTGCTATTGCATTACTAATAGAAAAACCTATTAAGTTATCATTTTTCATGAAATCATCCAGTAGAGGATTCTTGACATCTTTTTTATCTAATAGGAACGCTGAATCTGCTGTAAGATAAACTGGTCTTTTAATACCAAGTTTATCAATATGATTAAGTGATATTTCATCCCTTACTGTTATAAGGGCTGCTTTATTGAGAATGAATTTTGCTATAGCTATTGTGATACTGCTTTTGAATGGACCCACCGATTCTGCAAAAACAATAAAAGGTTTTTTAAGCAATATTGCTAAGAATAAAGCAAAAAAATGAGTTAAAAATGAGAATAAACCATAATCCTCGGATAAAACGTCCCCACCAGTTGTAACAGCTATATCTGAACTTTTAAGTGCATTTAACTCCTCGTTCCAAGATAATAAAAAATCTACTTTAACAAAATTTGAAAGAATCCGCCAGAGCAAAGCCGATATTAAGATTATGGGTGTGTTTAATGATTCAAAGACCGGAGCTATTAATGCTGTTTTTTTATAGGGTTCTATTTTAGGATTAGAAATAAACTGTTTTGGAATAGATGCTAAGTTTGAAGCATGTTGAACAAAAAAATAGGGATGGTCAAAAATTTGCTCCATAATCTTAACACGAGATAAGATCAATGCTTCAGTTCCTCTATTTAATCTATCAGTAGGCCCCACTACGGTTATTTTGATCAATTTATCACCACCAAATTAGCTTATAGAGAGTCTATAACTTTTTTCAGGTCTTTTTTCATTTTTTTTAGACTGAATTCTTTTTCAGCCATTTTCCTGGCATTTTGACCCATTTTAATTATGTCATTTTTTGAGAGTGATTTGAACTTATTTATGCCTTTTATAATGTTTTCTGGCTGGTTATCTTCTATAACGATTCCGCATTTATACTTTTTAACGAGTTTGGCTGCATCGCCAACGTCCGTTGTGAGTATTGGTTTGCCCATTGCAGCGTATTCAGCAAATTTGGTAGGTGCGGCGACTTCAGTTGATTTATGATAGGGTCTTGGCAGAACAAGTATATCAGAAACTCCATAATATGATTTAACCAAATCTAAATCAACTCTTGGTAAAAACAAAGAGTTATGGTCTCTTTTTTTGTTCTTTGAGAAACCTACAAATAAGAAAAAAACATCGTCATCCCTATAATTTTTACTAGTCTTTATGAGACTATCAACACCTTGCCATTTATCTGCACTCCCAATATATCCACATATTAATTTATCTGGTAAACCTAATTCATCCTTCAGTTTATTTATTTCAGTTTCATTCAAAGGTTGGAAAAAATCAAGGTCAGTTGCGTTAGTCACATAATATAACTTATCCTCTGGGACACCTCTTTGCTTAAGATCATCAATCATCGAATTAGAAACACAAATTATCCTATCAGCAAGCCTAAAATCAAAAAAGGAAATCATCTTATAATAAAGTTTCTTCAAAGGATCCTGATTTAATAAATCCATCTCACTAACTAAATCCCCATGATTATCTAAAATCATTGGAATACCCTGAAGTTTAGATAAAGAACATATAAAAGGGCTCATCGCCAAATTACAAAATATAACATCATAATCGCCAGAATTTACCTTTAAAAAGTGCTTAAGATGTACATTAAGGGGTGAAGACTTAATAACAGAATATTTGAAAGGTGGATTAAACCTTAATTTTTTTCTGGTATAGAAACATAGTTCAATCTCATGACCTAAAGATGATAATATGTCCATATGTTTTTTTATTCGAAACCACAGTGCCTCCTCGTGGAAGGGGGCTCCTAAAATAACGCTTAAAATTTTCATAAATATCACCTTACTATAATCATAAACTCAAAACTTGATCTCAACTCTTATAAGAATAGTGAATAATTTATATAATATAGTTTAAGATGAGTACGCCACCATCATAAATTCTGTTTTTATAAGAGGATATTTCTGTATTCATCTATTCTCTCAACTTTATCCATCTTTAACTTTCCTTTAATAAACCTTGGGGTTGCCAGGGGTGCGTCCAGAAATACAAGGCCCTAACATTCGTCCAACGGAGATAAACATATCCATTTTCAGTTCTTTTATTCTTACTCAATGTTCAATTTGGGATTGGTGTAAAAACTCTTAAGTATCCTTGAAGAACCAAATGTATCCGTGTTTATGGTTTTATTAGCCCCAGGACTGAAAGTCATCTTGCACCAGTAACCTCACTATCATAAATAAATGTTTCATATCGTCTCTCACCTCACTATCATATGCATAAGAATAGGGAATACCAGCAAAGTGATAATTCAAGTATGTGACAGATGAGAAAAGGATTAATAGGAGAACCAGAATTAAAGGTGTATATGGCACTTTACGCCTTAAAATATCCCTTCAACACCAATTATAAATGAAGGCGCCAGGAAAACTAACATTTGTGTGAATAATCTCACCATAACCCTTTGATACAAATGGTAAGATGATAAACAATGCAAGTAGTCCTATTGAAATCATTACACTAACCGTGTATTCCTGATTCACATCATCCCTTCCTTTAAAGATTAAACTTAAAGCCCCGATACCAATCAGGAGGAAAATAAATCATGTATAACCGTACTGAGGAAATTTGGAATCTGTGCTATCCCTATACCCACTACTGAGAGTTCACTGTTATTTCTCATGTCCTCAGAGAAAAAGTTCCCCATGCTTGAGATTGTTCTTTCAAAGAAAGTGATAGCATCTTTAAAAGAAGCTCCCCTTGCCGGGCATGCCATGCAAATATAACCACAAAAAACAGAACAGCTACTGAAGCTCTGAAAAAGTAGCTCTTCTTTGGTTTTCCAATGAACTTTTAAGAACATGAAGGTTAAAATTGCAAACACATAGGCTATTGTGTAATGAGAGAAGACCGTTGATATTATGAATAACAGCTTCTTATATGACCTCTTAAGGCCTGAAATCAACACTATTATTGCAAGAGAGAAAGAGGGAAAAATATGAGTGCTATAAGTTGTCTACACCATCCAAGGATATAAATGAATGAAAACTGGAATATGAAGAGCAGAGAAGTGTCCGTGTTCCTGTCCTTAAGGACCCTCTGACTGATGAAGTAAACTGCAAGGGGCATTACTGCTCCAAGGAAGCCATAGTAAGACTTGAAAATGTAAGGGGCTGGTACATTCAGGATGAGCCTGTAAACAGTAGGTAGTATGGTTACACTTAAACAGGCGTTATATGCATCCTGTATTGTACCTGAAAACATCCGGTGGCCATTCATGAGTGCCCTAAAGAGGTAATACTCAATATGGATGTTCCTCCCTATAACGTAATTTGATGGAAGACCATTCATATTAGAGTGACAAGGCTATATTAAAGAGAGCGAAGGGGCATGTTAAATGATGTAACCTCTCCCTCAGGAGGGTCAAGAATATGATATAAAGAGGTGTGGGAGCAGGACTCCTAGTAGAAGCATATTGATGGAATATGTGTTCATGAGGTAACCCGAGGACTGTTATGACTGGAAACATGAAGGAGACTAATGCTAGTGAGAGGATCCCTCTTTTAAATCAAATCATGGGTCAACCTGCCATCCGTCCTGAAACGGTAACCTATTAAAAGGATTGCTATAAGTATATTCAGAGATACAAGAAGTGGTAACAGGAAATGGGTCGTGGGATTAATGGATAGGTCATGTTAAGCAGTAGTCCGGTGAAAATGAGTAGAGATAACTTAAACATATAGAAGACTTTTCAAGTAATTCAAGTTTAAGTTCCATTATCGATCAGAAGATAGCCAAGGAGAAGATTGAAGATATGAAGGGTAAAGACTGTCTTAGGAGTAGAATATTTCATCAAGACAGGTTACATTAAAAGTAAAAAAATGAAATAGATGATATCACGTCAATATTAAATATCTACTAATAACTTCAATTCAGCGTCTGAGTTATTTTTTTTGCTATAATGAAAATCACTTCCTTAAACTGTGGCCAAATCTTTGTTAGATTATTATAAAGTAATTTAATGGTCTTATTCTTAAGGTATATGGTGGATAATTCCAAAAATATACTTTTTGTAAATCAAATCCAGTCCGTTTAAGCAAATACTTTAATTCATCTGCTGTATATTCTCTATTATGTCTTTCATAAACATTTCCTTAAAAAAGTTTCTTCGGGATTTATGCTCTTCCCAGCTAAAAGGCGAATCCTGTTTGAAAGTTTAGAGAGGTTGGGAGTGGAAAGTATTAAAACACCCTCATCTCTTAAAACTTTATAAATCTCATTAAGAGCATGATGGGGGTTAAGCAGATGCTCTATAACTTCAAAAAAGACAACAAGATCAAATTCTCCTTTTTTATACGGTAATTGTTCACTATCAATATTACAAACATCTATGGGAATCGACATCCTATTCATTCTTTCTTTAAAATTTTTTCGAGTAATATAATTGACACCCCTAACATCATATCCCAGCTTTTTAAGAAAAATAGAAGCATAACCTGGTGCTGAACCAACATCCAATACTTTTGATGTAGGCTCCCAATTTGTAAAATTTAGTAATAAATTTAAACCATAAAATATCCTTTCCTTATGCAACTCATAATATTCTAATTCTTCGGGGAAAACCAGATTTTGACGAACTATTTTTTCTATGGTCTCCTCAAAATCTTTAAATTTAATTTTATCCATGATACTCCTCCGATAAATTATTATAAATCCTTTCAAGTTTATCTACGTGCTCCTTTAGTGTATACTTTTTTGCACTCTCATATGCGTTTTTTTCGAATTCCTTTAAGATAGAAGGATCCTCCAAAAGATTTTTAAGTATACGCTTAAGCTCATCTTTATCTCCCGGCTCAAACAGAAATCCATTGTAACCATCAATAACAAGTTCAGGAATCCCCCCAATATTGCTTCCAATCACTGGCGTTGAATGAGCAAAACTTTCATATACAACCATCGGCGAATTCTCATACCATATTGAAGGAACAACAGTCACATTAGCTTTATTATATGCATATTTCAACTCATCAAAACCTTTGGCATAACCCTGGAAGTTCAAGTTTTCGTTGCTTATTTTTTTTAAGGATTGTTCGTAGGGTCCTCTGCCATAGACCGTAAGAGTAGCATTATCAAGTTCATTAAAAGCCTTAATCAAGATATGAACACCTTTATGTCTGCTCAGTTCTCCAACATAGAGAATGTCAAGTTTGTCATAAGTTTTAGAATTTGAAGATTCTTCGTTAATTTCCACAAGATTTGGTAGTCTAACGGCATCACTTGAAAACCCTTCTTCTTTTAATTTTCTGATCAAGAAATCTGAAGGGGATATGAGGACGTCAACATCCACAAGGTACTTATTCAGGGTTGAATAAAAAGAGCAGATTAATGGTCTTTTTTTACATACATCCCCATCAGACCTTAAAAGGTTAGCACGTGGACATATAAGAGTGTAGTCATGGGCTGTCAAAATTATGGGAAGTCCCAATTTTCTTATATGCCGAAACAGGAGCAATGAAAGTCCCTTGAAATTATGAAAGTGAATAACGTCTGGCTTCTCATCAAGAATAATTCTGCTTATCTTATTCTTAAGTTTGAAATTAAACGTGTCAATCATGTGCCAGAGAATCTTCGACGAAAGGCTATGAGCACTCTGGTCTACAAAGTTTTCATATAACGGGTAGACATTGTAAGGGGGTAGCCTGTAAACCTTAACACCATTTGTCCACTCAACAGTTAAATAGTTAGTTTCACTCGTAGTTATAACAAATACATTGTATCCTCTCTTTACAAGTTCTTCTGCTTCTATCTGAGCAACACCAGTAGCTCCCCCAAATGCTAGTGGAGGATATAAATTAGTAACAAGGCATATTTTCATAGATTCACCACTCATCAAGTGTTTTCTGATTGCTATTTTCTAATAAAATTTTCCTATCTGTATAAAAATTGTTAAAACGGGACCTATTTGGTTTAAGTTGTTCGTTGAATAAAGTTCTTTCCTCTGGAGGCTCCTTTAGATCATGTCGTGGAAAGAACTGAATCTGCTGTTTCCTATAATAATTGTAACTACTATTCTTATTTTTAGGTGCTTTAGTAAGCCTATATACTAAGGGCTTTATTTTTTCTCCAAGGATTCTTTTATTTCGATTTTCTGGAGGATGGAAACAAGAAAAAACACTTCCCATAATAACATCCAGAAACTGGATAAAGTGAGATTCCAAAGAGTGTGACTTTTTATGGTTTGAATCTACAAAAATTATTTCATTATTATTAAATCTTATATTGTTCTCTTTACTTATTTTGTATGCGAAATGCCAAGAAAAAAGTTCATAATACTCCTGTTCACCTTTATCATGAAAGACACTGTTAACTATAATATTTGAATCATTAAAAAAATATTTAATACCAGAGAGTAAAACCGTCCTGAAAAACCTGTTATAAACGCTCATTTTCTTGTTTTTAGGATCAAATAAATCAAATTTTATCTTAAAAAGATCAAGGCCAAGGATATTAAAATATACGAGTCCTAGATTCCTCTTATTATTGTCAAGTAACATTTCAATCCATTCCTTGGCTATCCTAAACTTATAGTGATCATTAGCATCTCTATAGTGAATTTCTCTATCATGATTTTCATGTTGTCGGCATCGATTTTTGCACATCTCCTCCTTTTCTTTCCAATCACCATTCGGACACCTACAACCCATTAATTTCCTTAAAAGTTCTTCTTTTTTATTTAGAGGGACAAATAATGCACCTATATAAATCCAGTTTCTTTTCTTACCAGGCCATATTTCATCCGCGTACACATCAAGCTCTAACATCAGATAAACTCCTCTCTAACCATAGTATAATCTGGATAATATTCATCATTCCATTTTTCTCTTTTTTCATGGTATTCAATGACTTTAAATCCCAATTTTTTATAAAAAGAGATTGCACGTTTGTTATGGGCCATTACAGTAAGGTGAATTTCTCTGATCATGTTTTGATTACATAAATCAATCATTTCATGAGCAAGTTTATTACCGATACCAGATCCCCTAAATTCTTTTTTTACAAATATTCCAAAATTTCCAGCCATTCTTTGATTGTTGAGGTTTCTTATATTTGAAACAAAAACAAACCCAGCAGGACCACCATTATCCGCTACAAGGGATAAAACTGTGTATCGGGTTATTAGACCTGTGATCCTATATAAATAGTTTGAAAAAGCAAAATAAAGTATTATTAAAAAAACTGGCAAATATCTAAAAGGGAAAGGATGGAATAATATTTTGTCTTCGTCGCTGATTGACATATAAAGTCCAGTTATTGATTTAACATCTCTGAATCCCAATAGCCTTATCTGCAAGAAATTGCCTCCTCAAGGTAATTTGAAAAATTTTTTGCAATTACATTGAAATCCAAGTTTTCCTTTGCCCATTTATACCCTCTTTCACCCATCTTTTTTCTAAGATTTTCATCTGAAGCCAACCTAATCAACCCTTCAGCGAAAGCCTTAGAACTCTTCTCTTTTACAAGGATGCCATTTTTTCCATTATGAATAGTATCGGAATTAGCACCAACATCAAATGCAACCATTGGTTTTCCCATTGCAAAGGCCTCCGCCCTCAAGAAGCCCTCCCAAAGTGAACAGGTAGCATAAATATCGCACGCAGAATAGTATCTTGGAAGCTCCTCCCACGAAACCTTTCCAGTAAATATCACATCATCTTCAAGACCTTTTTTTCTTAAAATTTTCATTAAATTCTTGTAATAAACGGGGAATGTCCTTCTTCCAACAATTATTAACCTGACATCATCTATGTACTCTTTTAAAATCTGAAAGCTTTCTATTAGGCACTCTATATTTTTATGAGGAGCCACTCTCCCTACATAAAGAATGTTAATATACCCATCCATAAAATTTATAGGCCGATAATCATATTCCCTGTTGAACAATTGGAAATTAATCCCATCAAGGTAAATCTGCTCGGAATCTAATCCATAATTTTCTTTTATCCACCTTTTTACAAAAGGGCATGGAGCTATTAAACCATCAGCCTTTAAAGCTGCTATTTTATTCATCTTCCGTATTAGTTTCATGTAAAGTTTTTCATGAAACTTGACTGCTCCAAGTTTACTAGATGGAGGACCACTCCATTCCGTAACAGCAATAAATGTATCACTCCTTGATGGAAAAAAAGGTATTATGTTTGCCGGATAGTGGTGGACATTAATCGCATCAAACTTGTCAAGATGTCTCCTCAAAGAGTATGTATGAGGAATCACAGGATTAAAAACGCCATTGATCACTCGATTTTTTTTAAAAGGGAATCTTATTTCCCTAATAATTGGACTTGAATATTCACTGTTAAATGTTAATATTTCAACATCATGTTCTTCACACAATCTGCTGGCAATCTCCCATATAACCGTGTCAATTCCGCTTCCGATTATCATTGAGTGGTGGATGAAACCAATCTTCACTTTAAAACCTCCCTGATCCGTTCACATATGAATAAAATGGTATCTTCACTTATTTCAACTCCAGAAG encodes:
- a CDS encoding class I SAM-dependent methyltransferase; amino-acid sequence: MDKIKFKDFEETIEKIVRQNLVFPEELEYYELHKERIFYGLNLLLNFTNWEPTSKVLDVGSAPGYASIFLKKLGYDVRGVNYITRKNFKERMNRMSIPIDVCNIDSEQLPYKKGEFDLVVFFEVIEHLLNPHHALNEIYKVLRDEGVLILSTPNLSKLSNRIRLLAGKSINPEETFLRKCL
- a CDS encoding glycosyltransferase family 4 protein, yielding MKICLVTNLYPPLAFGGATGVAQIEAEELVKRGYNVFVITTSETNYLTVEWTNGVKVYRLPPYNVYPLYENFVDQSAHSLSSKILWHMIDTFNFKLKNKISRIILDEKPDVIHFHNFKGLSLLLFRHIRKLGLPIILTAHDYTLICPRANLLRSDGDVCKKRPLICSFYSTLNKYLVDVDVLISPSDFLIRKLKEEGFSSDAVRLPNLVEINEESSNSKTYDKLDILYVGELSRHKGVHILIKAFNELDNATLTVYGRGPYEQSLKKISNENLNFQGYAKGFDELKYAYNKANVTVVPSIWYENSPMVVYESFAHSTPVIGSNIGGIPELVIDGYNGFLFEPGDKDELKRILKNLLEDPSILKEFEKNAYESAKKYTLKEHVDKLERIYNNLSEEYHG
- a CDS encoding GNAT family N-acetyltransferase, which translates into the protein MQIRLLGFRDVKSITGLYMSISDEDKILFHPFPFRYLPVFLIILYFAFSNYLYRITGLITRYTVLSLVADNGGPAGFVFVSNIRNLNNQRMAGNFGIFVKKEFRGSGIGNKLAHEMIDLCNQNMIREIHLTVMAHNKRAISFYKKLGFKVIEYHEKREKWNDEYYPDYTMVREEFI
- a CDS encoding glycosyltransferase family 4 protein, which translates into the protein MKIGFIHHSMIIGSGIDTVIWEIASRLCEEHDVEILTFNSEYSSPIIREIRFPFKKNRVINGVFNPVIPHTYSLRRHLDKFDAINVHHYPANIIPFFPSRSDTFIAVTEWSGPPSSKLGAVKFHEKLYMKLIRKMNKIAALKADGLIAPCPFVKRWIKENYGLDSEQIYLDGINFQLFNREYDYRPINFMDGYINILYVGRVAPHKNIECLIESFQILKEYIDDVRLIIVGRRTFPVYYKNLMKILRKKGLEDDVIFTGKVSWEELPRYYSACDIYATCSLWEGFLRAEAFAMGKPMVAFDVGANSDTIHNGKNGILVKEKSSKAFAEGLIRLASDENLRKKMGERGYKWAKENLDFNVIAKNFSNYLEEAISCR